One part of the Bacteroidia bacterium genome encodes these proteins:
- a CDS encoding DUF1593 domain-containing protein, whose amino-acid sequence MKTIVVLLLAILFQIQTLCAQEIQKQRVIILTDIEADPDDTQSLVRLLLYANQIEIKGLIATTSCWLTSSIHPESIEKILHEYGEVQPNLLLHEKGYPEEKELLSLVKKGLPKYGMNGVGEGMDSEGSDWIITELEKEDERPLWISVWGGVNTLAQALYKIEKTKSLKEANRLISKLRVYTISDQDDSGLWIRNTYPKLFYIVSPGDHYGSATWTGINSVIRGIDNRKIANSWIAQNIQQNHGPLGALYPDVAWGVEGDTPAFLSLINNGLNSPEHPEWGGWGGRYELYKPEFDPTKKGGSIVEIGSETRAIWTNAIDSYSPYIHREYGRTVGRDTTNFEGYKETLWRWRDDFQLDFAARMDWCTKSYEEANHPPVPLLSHPEEFSVKSGESFFLSAFDSHDPDGDNLSFLWFHYPEAGSYKREIKMGAENVHGVHVTAPKVEKEETAHFILKVSDKGSPSITRYKRVIVTITAGS is encoded by the coding sequence ATGAAAACGATCGTCGTACTGCTACTGGCAATTCTTTTCCAAATACAAACTCTTTGCGCACAAGAAATACAAAAGCAAAGAGTAATCATCCTAACTGATATTGAAGCCGATCCAGATGATACACAATCATTGGTTCGACTCCTGTTATATGCCAATCAAATCGAGATTAAAGGCCTGATAGCTACGACTTCCTGCTGGCTGACTTCAAGCATTCATCCCGAATCCATTGAGAAAATTCTTCATGAATATGGTGAGGTCCAGCCTAATTTGCTTCTGCATGAAAAAGGCTATCCGGAGGAAAAAGAATTGCTGTCCCTTGTCAAGAAAGGCCTTCCCAAATACGGGATGAACGGAGTGGGAGAAGGGATGGATTCAGAGGGCTCTGATTGGATAATAACAGAACTCGAAAAAGAGGATGAACGTCCTTTGTGGATTTCTGTTTGGGGAGGGGTAAATACCCTCGCACAGGCTCTTTACAAAATCGAAAAAACGAAATCTCTCAAAGAAGCCAATCGCCTCATCTCCAAACTGCGTGTCTATACCATTTCTGATCAGGATGATAGTGGCCTATGGATCAGGAACACATATCCTAAGCTTTTTTATATCGTCAGTCCAGGCGATCATTATGGGAGTGCTACCTGGACGGGAATAAATTCGGTCATAAGAGGAATTGATAACAGAAAGATTGCTAATTCCTGGATTGCTCAGAATATCCAACAGAATCACGGGCCATTAGGGGCCCTTTATCCCGATGTAGCCTGGGGAGTGGAAGGAGACACACCTGCTTTCTTATCCTTAATCAACAATGGCCTGAATAGTCCAGAGCATCCTGAATGGGGGGGATGGGGAGGCCGATATGAATTGTATAAGCCTGAATTTGATCCGACTAAAAAGGGAGGCTCCATTGTCGAAATAGGTTCGGAAACCCGAGCCATTTGGACGAATGCTATTGATAGTTATAGTCCTTATATCCACAGAGAATACGGAAGGACTGTGGGAAGAGATACTACAAATTTCGAGGGTTATAAAGAGACTTTGTGGCGTTGGAGGGATGATTTTCAGCTGGATTTTGCTGCACGCATGGATTGGTGCACAAAAAGCTATGAAGAAGCCAATCATCCACCTGTACCTCTTTTATCTCATCCTGAAGAATTCAGTGTCAAATCCGGGGAGAGCTTTTTCCTGAGCGCTTTTGATTCTCATGATCCGGATGGGGACAATCTGAGTTTTCTTTGGTTTCATTATCCAGAAGCGGGCTCCTACAAAAGAGAAATTAAGATGGGAGCCGAGAATGTGCATGGGGTTCATGTAACGGCACCAAAAGTGGAGAAGGAAGAGACTGCCCATTTTATCCTGAAAGTAAGCGATAAAGGGAGTCCGTCTATAACAAGATATAAGCGAGTGATTGTAACAATCACAGCTGGGTCATGA
- a CDS encoding AAA family ATPase — protein sequence MQSSTAPMLADKLEKVNLLVQELDKVVVGQYKMVHRLLIGLFTNGHILLEGVPGLAKTLTVSTLAKALQMDFTRIQFTPDLLPADLIGTLIYNQKSGSFEVKQGPIFSNIVLADEINRSPAKVQSALLEAMQEQQVTIGDSTFDLDEPFLVLATQNPIDQEGTYPLPEAQVDRFMMKVFVSYPTKAEEKTIMRRMAKTKHTVEVHPVLSQKDILEIREIIDEIQVSEKIEDYIIDIIMATRQPQDYGMQRMSEYIEYGASPRASLALNLGARAHAFLEGRNYVLPEDVKSIASDVLNHRIILNYEAEADEVTTVDCVDLILRHVEI from the coding sequence ATGCAAAGCTCAACTGCGCCCATGCTTGCAGACAAGTTAGAAAAAGTCAATCTCTTGGTTCAGGAACTGGATAAAGTAGTGGTAGGCCAATACAAGATGGTCCACCGTCTACTGATTGGTTTGTTTACCAATGGACATATATTACTTGAGGGAGTTCCGGGTCTGGCAAAGACGCTGACAGTAAGTACACTTGCCAAAGCCTTGCAAATGGATTTTACCCGTATCCAGTTTACCCCGGATCTTTTACCTGCGGACTTGATTGGTACGCTTATCTACAATCAGAAGAGTGGTTCTTTTGAAGTAAAACAAGGACCCATTTTTTCCAATATCGTCCTGGCAGATGAGATCAACCGCTCTCCAGCCAAAGTACAATCTGCACTTTTAGAAGCCATGCAGGAACAACAGGTAACCATTGGAGATTCTACCTTCGATTTGGATGAACCTTTTTTGGTATTGGCCACTCAAAACCCCATAGATCAAGAAGGAACCTATCCATTGCCTGAAGCCCAGGTAGACCGTTTCATGATGAAAGTCTTCGTTTCCTATCCTACCAAGGCAGAGGAAAAGACCATCATGCGGAGAATGGCTAAGACCAAACATACGGTTGAAGTGCATCCGGTTTTGAGTCAGAAAGACATTCTGGAAATAAGGGAAATCATCGATGAGATTCAGGTTTCTGAAAAGATCGAAGATTATATCATAGACATCATCATGGCAACGCGCCAGCCACAAGACTATGGCATGCAGCGGATGTCTGAGTATATCGAATATGGAGCCTCACCTCGTGCGAGTTTGGCCTTGAATCTGGGCGCACGTGCGCATGCCTTCCTTGAAGGAAGAAACTACGTATTGCCAGAAGACGTAAAGTCAATCGCAAGTGATGTATTGAATCATCGCATCATTTTGAATTATGAAGCAGAGGCGGATGAGGTAACTACCGTAGACTGTGTGGACCTTATTTTGAGACACGTTGAGATTTAA
- a CDS encoding cob(I)yrinic acid a,c-diamide adenosyltransferase: MKIYTKKGDKGKTSLLGGTRVPKYDLCIEAYGTVDELNSYMGLIGDQELALEHIGIIRNIQDRLFRLGSILAADPEKNKFKLPSIEEGDIEILEKSMDVMTKDLPELKNFILPGGHMANSLAHVARCICRRAERRVVELSEQSEIDPLILMYLNRLSDWLFVLSRSLSAEAGAAEVIWNA, encoded by the coding sequence ATGAAAATCTATACGAAAAAAGGCGATAAGGGAAAGACTTCACTCTTGGGAGGCACACGTGTTCCGAAATACGATCTGTGTATTGAAGCCTATGGAACCGTGGATGAACTCAATTCCTATATGGGGCTAATTGGGGATCAGGAATTGGCCCTGGAGCATATCGGAATCATCCGAAATATACAGGACCGTTTGTTCCGACTCGGTTCTATTCTGGCCGCTGATCCGGAGAAAAATAAATTTAAGCTTCCTTCTATTGAGGAAGGGGATATAGAGATTCTGGAAAAATCAATGGATGTAATGACCAAAGATTTGCCGGAATTGAAAAATTTTATCCTGCCCGGAGGACATATGGCTAATTCTTTGGCTCATGTTGCAAGATGTATTTGCAGGAGAGCTGAAAGAAGGGTGGTAGAACTTAGCGAGCAAAGTGAGATTGATCCTTTAATCCTCATGTACCTTAACCGCCTTTCAGACTGGTTATTTGTCCTGAGTAGAAGCCTAAGTGCAGAAGCCGGTGCTGCTGAGGTCATTTGGAATGCCTAA
- a CDS encoding MlaD family protein — translation MKREVKIGLTLISALAMFYLALTWLNRTQLFAPEEKSYFLHVDNVNGLLEGDPVLIRGYTSGRVLNILPKSDKVEVQISLDSQIKLFEDAVGEIQIKEIMGGKQIAIQTGKEGQVLTDGATIPGRISMDFSSSFSRFGKLMEGVDAERMRDVLLKVDRLLTGFEERLEGVSSERIDNAFSQTELALSRLNRTLADMNAQLDFRDIDTLMEGLKTGVEQGNELLSQASEMTQRIEDESLPKIEQSLNDLPELMEGVQHSLNQVNDLMGKLNNENSIVGRILTDEELSRQLDTTLFNLNKTLEQIHSKRVIVGLKRKKKDL, via the coding sequence ATGAAAAGAGAAGTTAAAATTGGTTTGACCCTGATTTCAGCCCTGGCGATGTTTTATCTGGCATTGACCTGGCTGAACAGAACCCAATTATTCGCTCCGGAAGAAAAGAGCTATTTTCTACATGTTGATAATGTCAATGGATTGCTGGAAGGCGATCCTGTACTGATCCGAGGATATACTTCGGGCAGGGTATTGAACATTCTTCCCAAATCTGATAAGGTCGAAGTACAAATTTCCCTGGATTCTCAAATCAAACTCTTTGAGGATGCTGTGGGTGAAATTCAGATTAAGGAGATCATGGGGGGAAAGCAAATCGCCATTCAAACGGGTAAAGAAGGTCAGGTTCTCACAGATGGGGCAACTATTCCCGGACGTATATCCATGGATTTTAGTTCGAGTTTCTCCCGTTTTGGTAAATTGATGGAAGGGGTGGATGCTGAAAGAATGAGAGATGTCCTGCTGAAAGTTGATCGCCTGCTCACAGGCTTTGAAGAGCGTTTAGAAGGAGTTAGTAGCGAAAGGATAGACAATGCCTTCAGTCAAACAGAATTGGCTCTTAGCAGGCTGAATCGGACCCTGGCAGATATGAATGCTCAGCTGGATTTTCGAGATATAGATACCTTAATGGAAGGCTTGAAAACGGGAGTTGAGCAGGGAAATGAACTGCTAAGCCAGGCAAGTGAAATGACGCAAAGGATAGAAGATGAAAGTTTACCCAAAATCGAGCAAAGCTTGAATGATTTGCCCGAACTGATGGAGGGGGTGCAACATAGCCTGAATCAGGTCAATGATCTAATGGGTAAACTCAATAATGAAAATTCTATTGTTGGCAGAATATTGACGGATGAAGAGTTAAGCAGGCAATTGGATACCACTTTATTCAACCTGAATAAGACCCTGGAGCAAATCCATTCCAAGCGTGTGATCGTAGGATTGAAGCGAAAGAAGAAAGATTTGTAG